Below is a genomic region from Cellulomonas sp. P24.
AGGTCGGGGCGGTGGTCGACGGACCATCGCGCACCCATCACCCCACCGGCCTCCTCGTCGGCGAACATCGCGACGACGACGTCACGTGCCGGACGGCGCCCCTCGCGGGCCATCTGGCGCACGACCGCCAGGATCATCGCGTCCATGTCCTTCATGTCGACCGCACCACGACCCCAGATCAGGCCGTCGCGCTCCTCCCCCGCGAACGGGTCGACCGACCAGTCCGCCGCCTGCGCGGGGACGACGTCCAGGTGCCCGTGCAGCACGAGAGCGGGGCGCGTGGGGTCGACGCCCGGCAGCCGTACGACCACGTTCGCACGCCCCGGGGCGGACTCGTACAGCTCGGGGTCGAGACCGACCTCGGTCAGGAGCCCCATCACGTGCTCGGCCGCGGCCCGCTCACCAGGGCCCGACCCGTCGCCGAAGTTGGAGGTGTCGAACCGGATCAGGTCCTGACAGATGCGTGCGACCTCGTCCTGTGCCGTCGGGACGGCGGCGGGCCCGTCGGAGCCGTCGGACGTCACCAGGACGGGAGGGCGAGGCATGGGTTCACGGTAGCAACTGGGCGTCGGCGTCCGTCAGGAGCCTGTCAGCCCCTTGCGGGCGAGGAGCGGACCGATGTCCGGGTCGCGTCCGTGGAGCTCGCGGAACGCCTGCATCGGGTCGACCGACCCTCCTCGTGACAGGACGGTCCGCCGGAACGTCTCACCGTTCTCGCGGGTGCGTCCCCCGTTCCGGCGGAACCACTCCGCGGTGTCGGCGTCGAGGATCTCCGACCACAGGTACGAGTAGTACGCCGCGGCGTACCCGCCGGCGAACACGTGGGTGAAGTAGGTCGATCGGTACCGCGGGGGGATCGTGGCCAGGGCGACGCCGGCACGGGCGAGGGCCTCGTCCTCGAAGGCCGTCACGGCGTCGGGCTCGGACGGTACCTCGTCGGGTCCGAGCCGGTGCCAGGCCTGGTCCAGGTGGACGGCGGCGAGGTGCTCGGTGGTGAGGAAGCCCGAGTCGTGCACCTGGGAGGCCACGAGCGCCGTCGCCAGGGGGTCCGGGATCGGCTCGCCGGTGACGTGGTGCACGGCGTACTCGCGCAGCAACGTGGGATCCCAGACCCACATCTCGTTGACCTGCGACGGGTACTCGACCGTGTCGCGCGGCACGTTCGTGCCCGACTGCGACGGGTATCGCACGTCGGACAGCAGGCCGTGCAGCGCATGGCCGAACTCGTGGAACAGGGTCACGACCTCGTCGACCGTCAGCAGCGTCACCTCACCGTCGCGCGGCCGACCGATGTTGAGCGTGGTGATCACCACAGGTCGGGTACCCAGCAGGTGGCTCTGGTCCACGAGGCTGTTCATCCACGCACCCCCGCGCTTGGAGTCGCGTGCGTACAGGTCGGCGAGGTACAGCCCGACGCCGGTGCCGTCCGCGGACCGGGCCTCGTAGACGCGCACGTCCGGGTGGTAGCCGACGAGGTCGCTGCGGCGATGGAACGTCAAGCCGTACAGGTCGCCCGCCGCGCGGAACACCCCCTCGTGCAGGACACGGTCGAGCTCGAGGTAGGGCCGGAGCCGCGAGTCGTCGACGTCGAGCGCCGTCGACCGCGCCTGCTCGGCGTAGTACGTCCAGTCCCACGCCTCGAGCGTTGCCCCCGGCACGTCCGCCATCAGGGCGTCGGCGCGGTCCGTCTCGTCGAGGCGTGCGCGGGCGACCGCAGGGCCCGTCACGCGCTCCAGCACGTCCTGCACCGCCTCGACCGATCCGGCGGTCCCGTCGTCGGCGACGTAGGCGGCATGGTGCGGGAAGCCGAGCAGGCGGGCACGCTCGGCGCGCGCCCGCACGAGCGCGAGCAGCGTCGCACGCGTGTCGTGGTCGGTCTCGGTCTCGGTCTCGGTCTCGGCCCGGGCAGCGTCCGGCGCCGTCGAACCGCGTGACACCGAGGCCCGATGCACTCGTTCACGGACGGCTCGGTCCGTGAGGAGGGCGAGGACCGGCTGCTGGGTCGGGAGGTGCAGGTCGAGCAGGTACGCCCCGCCGTGCCCGCGCTCTGCCGCTGCTCTCGACGCCGACTCGATCATGTCGGCCGGGAGGCCGGCGAGCTCGGCACGGTCGCGGACGAGCACCGCGCCGGCGTTGCTTGCCGCCAGGACCGTGCGACCGAACGTCGCCTCGAGCACGGAGATCTGCTGGTTCAGGGCGCGGAGACGCTCCTGCGCCGCGGGTGCGAGTCTCGCCCCGGCGCGCACCGCATCGCGACGTCGGGTACGGAGCAGCCACGCGGCGTCCGGAGCGAGCTCGACGGTCCCGAGGTCGGCGGCCTCCTGAAGCGCGTCCAACCGGTCGAGCAGGCGAGGGTCCAGCTGGATCGCGTCCTCGTGCGCGGCGAGGAGCGGCGCGACCTCGTCCTCGATCGCGTCGAGGCCCGGTGTCGTGTCGGCGCTGTGCCGGGTGAAGAAGTCGGTCGCTGCTCGCGCCAGGAGAAGACCGGCCCGCTCGAGGGCGTCGAGCGTGTTCTCGACCGTGGGCGGGGCCGGATCGGCGAGGATCGCCTCGACCTCCGCGCGCTCCTGC
It encodes:
- a CDS encoding M3 family metallopeptidase, with protein sequence MSDDTTLDPRNPFATPSTLPYGLPDFAAVREEHYRPAFVAGMAQERAEVEAILADPAPPTVENTLDALERAGLLLARAATDFFTRHSADTTPGLDAIEDEVAPLLAAHEDAIQLDPRLLDRLDALQEAADLGTVELAPDAAWLLRTRRRDAVRAGARLAPAAQERLRALNQQISVLEATFGRTVLAASNAGAVLVRDRAELAGLPADMIESASRAAAERGHGGAYLLDLHLPTQQPVLALLTDRAVRERVHRASVSRGSTAPDAARAETETETETDHDTRATLLALVRARAERARLLGFPHHAAYVADDGTAGSVEAVQDVLERVTGPAVARARLDETDRADALMADVPGATLEAWDWTYYAEQARSTALDVDDSRLRPYLELDRVLHEGVFRAAGDLYGLTFHRRSDLVGYHPDVRVYEARSADGTGVGLYLADLYARDSKRGGAWMNSLVDQSHLLGTRPVVITTLNIGRPRDGEVTLLTVDEVVTLFHEFGHALHGLLSDVRYPSQSGTNVPRDTVEYPSQVNEMWVWDPTLLREYAVHHVTGEPIPDPLATALVASQVHDSGFLTTEHLAAVHLDQAWHRLGPDEVPSEPDAVTAFEDEALARAGVALATIPPRYRSTYFTHVFAGGYAAAYYSYLWSEILDADTAEWFRRNGGRTRENGETFRRTVLSRGGSVDPMQAFRELHGRDPDIGPLLARKGLTGS